In Neodiprion pinetum isolate iyNeoPine1 chromosome 6, iyNeoPine1.2, whole genome shotgun sequence, one genomic interval encodes:
- the LOC124221744 gene encoding late histone H2B.L4-like, producing MPSRREGVAQVGSGNGQKRRNRRKGTSYNYFIHKVLKEIHHGTGISRKAMEIMNSFMEDMFGRIATEASRLTKYNGKPTMTSRDIQTAARLLLPGDLGKYALMEGAKAVTKFNVSKNGCAA from the exons ATGCCATCGAGACGGGAAGGCGTTGCCCAGGTTGGTTCTGGAAACGGGCAGAAGCGGAGGAACAGGCGAAAGGGCACGAGTTACAATTACTTTATCCACAAG GTGCTGAAGGAGATTCATCACGGCACCGGGATCTCGAGGAAGGCGATGGAAATTATGAACAGCTTCATGGAGGACATGTTCGGACGCATAGCTACCGAAGCCTCTCGCCTGACGAAGTACAACGGAAAGCCGACGATGACTTCGAGGGACATTCAGACCGCAGCCAGGCTGCTCTTGCCCGGAGATTTGGGAAAATACGCCCTCATGGAAGGTGCAAAAGCTGTCACCAAGTTCAACGTCTCGAAGAACGGATGCGCCGCGTAG